The proteins below come from a single Pseudarthrobacter sp. SSS035 genomic window:
- a CDS encoding APC family permease: MPEHQQLQRRLGVFDATSIGLGSMLGAGVFVVFAPAAGLAGNFLVLSVLIAGAVAYCNAVASAELAARYPASGGTYVYGRKRLGEWPGFLAGWGFVSGKTASCAAMALTFGHYVSPGYAVPVAIAAVVALTAVNLFGITRTALLTRILLCVVLATLVFVAVAAIVGPHPAGGTSLGTSGSGGAGGIEGVLPAAGLMFFAFAGYARIATLGEEVKDPARTIPRAILAALAGAFVIYLALALLLQNHLTEGKLAAATAPLLDAVVNSQFAAGAPVVQAGAAAACLGALLALITGVGRTTLAMARERDLPAPLARVGGKHTVPFVAELAVAAVVIFLILTTDVMTVVGFSSFGVLIYYAVTNAAAYTLEEHPAHGPRWLNVAGFISCLLLAFTLPPASVLGMAAVLATGAAGRFVVLRFRR, from the coding sequence ATGCCCGAACACCAGCAGCTTCAACGCAGGCTGGGCGTGTTTGACGCCACGTCCATCGGCCTGGGCTCCATGCTCGGGGCCGGCGTTTTTGTGGTCTTCGCCCCCGCCGCGGGTCTGGCCGGAAATTTCCTGGTCCTGTCGGTCCTGATCGCGGGTGCCGTGGCCTACTGCAACGCGGTGGCCTCCGCGGAACTGGCTGCACGGTATCCGGCCAGCGGCGGAACGTACGTGTACGGCCGGAAGCGCCTGGGGGAATGGCCCGGTTTCCTGGCCGGCTGGGGATTTGTCAGCGGCAAGACGGCCTCCTGCGCCGCCATGGCGCTGACGTTCGGCCACTACGTGTCACCGGGCTACGCGGTGCCGGTTGCCATCGCTGCGGTGGTGGCGCTGACCGCTGTGAACCTGTTTGGCATTACCCGCACAGCACTCCTGACCAGGATCCTGCTATGTGTTGTCCTGGCCACCCTGGTGTTTGTTGCCGTTGCCGCGATCGTGGGGCCGCATCCAGCCGGCGGAACGTCCCTCGGGACGTCCGGCTCTGGCGGGGCCGGCGGAATCGAAGGAGTGCTGCCGGCCGCCGGCCTGATGTTCTTCGCCTTCGCAGGCTACGCGCGCATCGCCACCCTCGGAGAGGAAGTCAAGGACCCGGCCAGGACCATTCCGCGTGCCATCCTGGCGGCCCTCGCCGGCGCCTTCGTCATCTACCTGGCGTTGGCGCTGCTGCTCCAAAACCACTTGACCGAAGGCAAGCTGGCCGCCGCCACGGCCCCGCTGCTGGACGCTGTAGTGAATTCGCAGTTCGCCGCCGGTGCGCCGGTTGTCCAGGCCGGCGCGGCAGCGGCGTGCCTGGGCGCGTTGCTTGCGCTCATCACCGGAGTGGGCCGCACAACGTTGGCTATGGCGCGCGAACGCGATCTGCCGGCGCCCCTGGCCCGCGTGGGCGGCAAGCACACGGTGCCGTTCGTGGCAGAACTGGCGGTGGCCGCCGTCGTGATCTTCCTGATCCTGACCACTGACGTGATGACGGTGGTGGGGTTCTCCAGCTTCGGTGTGCTCATCTACTACGCGGTGACGAACGCCGCGGCGTACACCCTGGAGGAGCACCCGGCCCACGGCCCCCGGTGGCTCAATGTGGCCGGCTTCATCAGTTGCCTGCTGCTGGCTTTCACGCTGCCGCCCGCTTCAGTGCTGGGGATGGCCGCAGTCCTGGCCACCGGAGCGGCCGGCCGGTTCGTGGTGCTTCGGTTCCGCCGCTAG
- the aspS gene encoding aspartate--tRNA ligase — protein sequence MLRTHDLGSLRSEHIGQTVTLAGWVGRRRDHGGVAFVDLRDASGVAQVVVREEEVFHGLRNEYVLQITGTVSKRPEGNENPALATGAIEVMADKVVILNTSDPLPFQIDEHVEVGEEARLKHRYLDLRRPGPARNLRLRSEANRIARELLHQDGFVEIETPTLTRSTPEGARDFVVPARLAPGSWYALPQSPQLFKQLLQVGGFEKYYQIARCYRDEDFRADRQPEFTQLDIEASFVDQDDIIALGENIVKALWKLIDVEIPTPIQRITYADAMARYGSDKPDLRFGVELTELTEFFKDTGFGVFKAPYVGAVVMPGGASQPRRTLDGWQEFAKQRGHKGLAYVLFKEDGELAGPVAKNLNEAERAGLADAVGAKPGDCIFFAAGEKSAARALLGAARVEIGHRTGLIDPSAWAFCWVVDAPMFEPAAAAVASGDVAVGAGKWTAVHHAFTSPKPEFMDTFDKDPESALSYAYDIVCNGNEIGGGSIRIHERDVQERVFELMGLDKADAQTKFGFLLEGFKFGAPPHGGIAFGWDRVVALLAGVESIRDVIAFPKTGNGYDPLTQAPAPITAQQRKEAGVDFRPQTKTEEPKKAE from the coding sequence GTGCTGCGCACACATGACCTCGGATCCCTTCGCTCCGAGCACATTGGACAAACCGTAACCCTGGCTGGCTGGGTGGGCCGCCGTCGTGATCACGGTGGTGTTGCATTCGTGGATCTGCGCGATGCGTCCGGCGTGGCCCAGGTTGTGGTCCGTGAGGAAGAGGTCTTCCACGGCCTGCGCAACGAGTACGTCCTGCAAATCACCGGCACCGTCTCCAAGCGCCCGGAGGGCAACGAGAACCCCGCCCTGGCCACCGGCGCCATTGAGGTCATGGCGGACAAGGTTGTTATCCTCAACACTTCCGATCCGCTGCCGTTCCAGATCGACGAGCACGTGGAGGTCGGTGAGGAAGCCCGCCTGAAGCACCGCTACCTCGACCTGCGCCGCCCCGGCCCCGCCCGTAACCTCCGGCTGCGCTCCGAAGCCAACCGGATTGCCCGTGAACTGCTCCACCAGGACGGTTTTGTCGAGATCGAGACCCCCACGCTGACGCGTTCGACGCCGGAAGGCGCCCGCGACTTCGTGGTCCCCGCCCGCCTGGCGCCGGGTTCCTGGTACGCACTGCCGCAGTCCCCGCAGCTTTTCAAGCAGCTCCTGCAGGTGGGCGGCTTCGAGAAGTACTACCAGATCGCGCGCTGCTACCGCGACGAGGACTTCCGCGCCGACCGCCAGCCCGAATTCACCCAGCTGGACATCGAAGCCAGCTTCGTGGACCAGGACGACATCATTGCCCTGGGCGAAAACATCGTCAAGGCGCTGTGGAAGCTGATCGACGTCGAGATCCCGACGCCCATCCAGCGCATCACGTACGCCGACGCTATGGCGCGCTATGGCTCGGACAAGCCCGATCTCCGCTTCGGCGTGGAACTGACTGAGCTCACCGAATTCTTCAAGGACACCGGCTTCGGCGTCTTCAAGGCTCCGTATGTCGGCGCCGTGGTGATGCCCGGCGGCGCTTCCCAGCCGCGACGCACCCTGGACGGCTGGCAGGAATTCGCCAAGCAGCGAGGCCACAAGGGCCTGGCCTACGTCCTCTTCAAGGAAGACGGCGAACTGGCTGGCCCTGTTGCCAAGAACCTGAATGAGGCCGAGCGTGCAGGCCTCGCCGACGCCGTGGGCGCCAAGCCGGGCGACTGCATCTTCTTCGCCGCAGGTGAGAAGTCAGCGGCACGCGCCCTCCTGGGTGCTGCCCGCGTGGAGATCGGCCACCGCACCGGCCTGATCGACCCCAGCGCCTGGGCGTTCTGCTGGGTGGTTGACGCACCCATGTTCGAACCGGCCGCCGCAGCGGTGGCGTCCGGTGATGTGGCTGTTGGCGCCGGAAAGTGGACGGCCGTCCACCACGCCTTCACCTCGCCCAAGCCCGAGTTCATGGACACGTTCGACAAGGACCCGGAATCGGCCCTGTCCTACGCCTACGACATTGTCTGCAACGGCAATGAAATCGGCGGCGGCTCCATCCGTATCCACGAGCGTGACGTCCAGGAACGCGTATTTGAACTGATGGGGCTGGACAAGGCAGACGCCCAGACCAAGTTCGGCTTCCTGCTGGAAGGCTTCAAGTTCGGCGCTCCTCCGCACGGCGGCATCGCGTTCGGCTGGGACCGTGTGGTGGCATTGCTGGCGGGCGTTGAGTCCATCCGCGACGTCATTGCCTTCCCGAAGACGGGCAACGGTTACGACCCCCTGACACAGGCTCCCGCGCCGATCACGGCGCAGCAGCGCAAGGAAGCCGGCGTGGACTTCAGGCCCCAAACGAAAACGGAAGAGCCCAAAAAGGCCGAGTAA
- the rpsD gene encoding 30S ribosomal protein S4 — protein sequence MANNTRARRTARLSRALGIALTPKAAKYMERRPYGPGEHGRARKKQDSDYAVRLREKQRLRAQYGIREAQMTRAFEEARRTKGLTGENLIELLEMRLDALVLRAGFARTIAQARQLVVHRHIMVDGIRVDRPSFRVSEGQLVHVHTRSETMVPLQVAAAGAHRDVLPQVPAYLDVKLDALQARLVRRPKRSEVPVTCEEQLVVEFYAR from the coding sequence GTGGCTAACAACACTCGTGCTCGCCGTACAGCACGCCTCTCGCGTGCACTCGGCATTGCTCTGACCCCCAAGGCCGCCAAGTACATGGAGCGCCGCCCGTACGGCCCCGGTGAGCATGGCCGTGCCCGCAAGAAGCAGGACTCCGACTACGCCGTACGTCTGCGCGAAAAGCAGCGTCTGCGCGCCCAGTACGGCATCCGCGAAGCCCAGATGACCCGCGCCTTCGAAGAAGCCCGCCGCACCAAGGGCCTGACCGGTGAAAACCTGATCGAACTGCTCGAAATGCGTCTCGACGCCCTCGTGCTGCGTGCCGGCTTCGCCCGCACCATCGCCCAGGCCCGCCAGCTCGTTGTGCACCGCCACATCATGGTTGACGGCATCCGCGTTGACCGCCCGTCCTTCCGCGTCAGCGAAGGCCAGCTTGTCCACGTCCACACCCGCAGTGAAACCATGGTTCCGCTCCAGGTTGCAGCAGCCGGCGCACACCGCGACGTCCTGCCCCAGGTTCCGGCCTACCTGGACGTCAAGCTTGACGCCCTGCAAGCCCGCCTGGTCCGTCGCCCGAAGCGCTCCGAGGTTCCCGTAACCTGCGAAGAGCAGCTCGTCGTCGAATTCTACGCACGCTAA
- a CDS encoding DUF6167 family protein — translation MKRFVWMGIGVAIGVIAFRKISEAQSNLGPEGLNRAVGRLADGVYDFADAVRAGMHERETDLRAALGVDSQDVARR, via the coding sequence ATGAAACGATTTGTCTGGATGGGAATCGGCGTGGCCATCGGTGTCATTGCTTTCCGCAAGATCAGCGAAGCCCAGTCCAACCTGGGGCCCGAGGGCCTGAACCGCGCGGTGGGCCGGCTGGCCGACGGCGTATACGACTTCGCCGATGCCGTGCGTGCCGGAATGCATGAGCGCGAGACCGATCTGCGGGCCGCCCTCGGGGTCGATTCCCAGGACGTAGCCCGCCGCTGA
- a CDS encoding acVLRF1 family peptidyl-tRNA hydrolase, whose amino-acid sequence MSARSTPGVGRPGSVRTAFVPGGRLAGWAERFGASHGGFRISDDDDGVRLLAADGTTALLQAPWAPDGRPGRGADPLQRLASVAGQPRTAGLVLVRRGGYAVGVAREGILLASKAGSRYVQSRTAAGGQSQQRFARRRANQADELVEKVAAHAAAVFGGQPIEYLAPGGDRTLAGLVMDQPAMKLYASVPRLDFLDVPDPNGSVLRKAAADVCAVRIQVADARP is encoded by the coding sequence ATGAGCGCACGCAGTACCCCCGGCGTCGGCCGGCCGGGGTCCGTCAGGACCGCGTTTGTGCCCGGCGGACGCCTGGCCGGCTGGGCGGAACGCTTCGGTGCCTCGCACGGCGGCTTCCGGATCAGCGATGACGACGACGGCGTGCGGCTGCTGGCGGCCGACGGCACCACTGCGCTGCTTCAGGCTCCGTGGGCACCTGACGGACGGCCCGGACGCGGCGCTGATCCCCTGCAGCGCCTGGCCTCCGTCGCCGGCCAGCCCCGGACGGCTGGCCTGGTGCTTGTGCGGCGCGGCGGCTATGCGGTGGGTGTGGCCCGGGAAGGCATCCTGCTCGCGTCCAAGGCGGGGTCCCGCTACGTGCAGTCCCGCACCGCGGCCGGCGGCCAGTCCCAGCAGCGGTTCGCACGGCGCCGGGCCAACCAGGCTGATGAGCTGGTGGAGAAAGTGGCAGCCCACGCAGCCGCGGTCTTCGGTGGCCAACCGATCGAGTACCTGGCGCCCGGCGGGGACCGGACCCTTGCGGGGCTCGTCATGGACCAACCTGCCATGAAGCTGTATGCCTCAGTCCCCCGGCTGGACTTCCTGGATGTGCCTGATCCCAATGGCTCGGTGCTGCGGAAGGCCGCCGCGGATGTCTGCGCTGTCCGGATACAGGTCGCTGACGCACGGCCATAG
- a CDS encoding replication-associated recombination protein A: MDDLFAQGHGNDDDDTDEPSSSGRTAAPRSPLAVRMRPRTLDDVVGQQHLLGQGSPLRQLAAGTDALGPAGPSSLILWGPPGTGKTTLAHVIAKGKGRKFVELSAITAGVKDVRRVMDEALTARDLYKTTTVLFLDEIHRFNKAQQDALLPGVENRWVVLVAATTENPSFSVVSPLLSRSLLLTLKPLTEADIEGLLQRAVADERGLNGKVELTAEALAHLVRLAGGDARRALTALEAAAGVAFGDADDAAADSLVTVELKHTERALDVAAVRYDRAGDQHYDVASAFIKSVRGSDVDAALHYLARMLEAGEDPRFIARRIVISAAEDVGMADPTALQTAVAAAQAVQLIGMPEGRIVLAEAVVHLATAPKSNAAYMGINKAVADVRAGLGNGIPAHLRDAHYPGSKQLGHGLGYKYAHDAPHSVASQQYPPDDLVGRDYYEPTANGAERDIAVRLERLRKIIRGN, translated from the coding sequence GTGGATGATCTCTTCGCCCAAGGGCATGGCAATGACGACGACGACACTGACGAACCGTCGTCGTCCGGCCGTACCGCCGCGCCCCGCAGTCCGTTGGCCGTGCGGATGCGGCCACGCACCCTGGATGACGTGGTGGGCCAGCAGCACCTGCTGGGGCAGGGATCACCGTTGCGGCAGCTGGCGGCCGGCACCGACGCCCTGGGTCCCGCAGGCCCAAGCTCGCTGATCCTCTGGGGACCGCCCGGGACCGGAAAAACCACGCTGGCGCATGTGATCGCCAAGGGCAAGGGGCGGAAGTTCGTGGAGCTGTCCGCCATCACCGCGGGCGTCAAGGACGTCCGGCGGGTTATGGACGAAGCCCTGACAGCGCGGGACCTGTACAAGACCACCACTGTGCTTTTCCTTGACGAGATCCACCGCTTCAACAAGGCCCAGCAGGATGCCCTGCTGCCCGGCGTCGAAAACCGCTGGGTGGTGCTCGTAGCAGCAACCACGGAAAACCCGTCCTTCTCGGTGGTCTCGCCACTGCTGTCCCGCTCCCTCCTGCTCACCCTGAAACCGCTGACGGAGGCGGACATTGAAGGGCTCCTGCAGCGCGCCGTGGCGGACGAACGCGGCCTGAACGGAAAAGTGGAGCTCACCGCTGAGGCCCTGGCGCACCTCGTCCGGCTCGCGGGCGGCGACGCCCGGCGCGCCCTGACGGCCCTTGAAGCCGCAGCGGGCGTGGCCTTCGGCGATGCGGACGACGCCGCTGCCGACTCTCTGGTCACCGTGGAACTCAAGCACACCGAACGCGCCCTCGACGTGGCCGCCGTGCGCTACGACCGCGCCGGGGACCAGCACTACGACGTCGCCAGCGCCTTCATCAAATCGGTCCGAGGCTCCGACGTCGACGCCGCACTGCACTACCTGGCCAGAATGCTGGAGGCAGGGGAGGACCCGAGGTTCATTGCCCGGCGCATCGTGATTTCCGCGGCGGAAGACGTGGGAATGGCGGACCCCACAGCGCTGCAGACGGCGGTCGCCGCCGCCCAGGCAGTCCAGCTGATCGGCATGCCCGAGGGGCGGATCGTCCTGGCCGAGGCCGTGGTGCATCTGGCCACCGCGCCGAAATCCAATGCCGCGTACATGGGAATCAACAAGGCCGTCGCGGATGTCCGTGCCGGCTTGGGCAACGGGATCCCGGCGCACCTGCGTGATGCGCACTACCCCGGCTCCAAGCAGCTGGGCCACGGGCTCGGCTACAAGTACGCCCACGATGCCCCCCATTCGGTAGCCAGCCAGCAGTACCCGCCGGATGACCTGGTGGGTCGGGACTACTACGAGCCCACCGCCAACGGCGCGGAACGGGACATCGCCGTGCGCCTCGAACGCCTGCGCAAGATCATCCGCGGCAACTGA
- the alaS gene encoding alanine--tRNA ligase, with amino-acid sequence MKSQEITKRWVDFFVSKGHTAVPSASLVSSDPSLLFTVAGMVPFIPYLTAREEAPFARATSVQKCIRTGDIEEVGKTARHGTFFQMCGNFSFGDYFKEDAIKYAWELLTKSVDDGGYGLPPELLWVTVYEEDDEAKELWLTNTGVPSERIQRMGKADNYWHTGQPGPAGPCSEIYYDRGPAYGVEGGPIADENRYVEIWNLVFMQYQIDNVRSKDDFDVVGELPKKNIDTGLGMERLAMILQGVENMYETDQVRPVIDRAAELSGREYTSAETPEDPHHTDDVRMRVVGDHIRSALMLIADGVTPSNEGRGYVLRRLIRRAVRSMRLLGVEKACLPDLLPASRDAMKGVYPVVATDFDRISRIAYAEERAFLRTIASGTARLEDAVTESKAAGTSLSGADAFALHDTYGFPIDLTLEMAEEAGLKVDEPEFRRLMLEQRQRAQADAKGKKGGHADLSAFQELLAQGETVFTGYTDLDGESRVRGILSRGQNVGHAATGDEIELVLAETPFYAEAGGQSADTGLITGDGFVVEVLDVQRPIKGLSVHKAIVREGEIGSDSLVRAAVDRERRHAAEQAHTGTHIVHAALHQVLGPEATQRGSYNKAGYLRFDFAWGEGLSTATRSEIEEVSNLAIRNNFRVDTKVMGLAEAKALGAMALFGENYGSEVRVVEIDGAWSRELCGGTHVANTSLIGSLSLLGEQSVGSGNRRVEAFVGMDAFRHLAAERALVTELTEMLKVPSGQLADRIASTLNKLKATEKELDRLRKEQIAAAAGNLVGTARDAAGVQVIAHDAGQIGGADDIRNLALDLRNRLGSAASTVAVAGVSNDRPMILVATNEAAREAGVKAGALVRLAAGILGGGGGGKDDVAQGGGTDAAMVTPALAAVVDAISRR; translated from the coding sequence ATGAAGTCGCAGGAGATCACAAAGCGCTGGGTGGACTTTTTTGTTAGCAAAGGACACACCGCGGTTCCCTCCGCCTCGCTGGTCTCCAGCGACCCCTCCCTCCTGTTCACCGTGGCCGGCATGGTCCCGTTCATCCCTTACCTGACTGCCCGCGAAGAGGCCCCTTTCGCCCGGGCCACCAGCGTTCAGAAATGCATCCGCACCGGTGATATCGAGGAGGTGGGCAAGACCGCCCGCCACGGCACCTTCTTCCAGATGTGCGGCAACTTCTCCTTCGGTGATTACTTCAAGGAAGACGCCATCAAGTACGCCTGGGAGCTGCTCACCAAGAGCGTGGACGACGGCGGCTACGGCCTGCCGCCGGAACTGCTGTGGGTGACGGTCTACGAAGAGGACGACGAAGCCAAGGAGCTGTGGCTGACGAACACCGGCGTCCCGTCCGAGCGCATCCAGCGCATGGGCAAGGCCGACAACTACTGGCACACCGGCCAGCCGGGCCCGGCAGGGCCCTGCTCGGAGATCTACTACGACCGGGGCCCTGCCTACGGCGTCGAGGGCGGTCCCATCGCCGACGAAAACCGCTACGTTGAAATCTGGAACCTGGTGTTTATGCAGTACCAGATCGACAACGTCCGCTCCAAGGACGACTTCGACGTCGTCGGCGAGCTGCCCAAAAAGAACATCGATACCGGCCTCGGCATGGAGCGCCTCGCGATGATCCTGCAGGGCGTCGAGAACATGTACGAGACCGACCAGGTCCGGCCTGTAATCGACAGGGCTGCCGAGCTGTCGGGCCGGGAGTACACGTCGGCCGAAACACCTGAGGATCCGCACCACACGGACGACGTCCGCATGCGCGTTGTCGGTGACCACATCCGCTCAGCCCTTATGCTGATCGCCGACGGCGTAACCCCGTCCAACGAGGGCCGCGGCTACGTCCTGCGCCGCCTGATCCGCCGCGCCGTGCGTTCCATGCGCCTGCTCGGCGTCGAAAAGGCCTGCCTGCCGGACCTGCTCCCCGCCTCACGCGATGCCATGAAGGGCGTCTACCCCGTCGTCGCGACGGACTTTGACCGCATCAGCCGGATCGCCTACGCCGAAGAGCGGGCCTTCCTGCGCACCATCGCTTCAGGTACCGCCCGCCTCGAAGACGCCGTCACGGAGTCCAAGGCCGCCGGCACGTCGCTGTCCGGTGCAGATGCCTTCGCCCTGCACGACACCTACGGCTTCCCGATCGACCTCACCCTGGAGATGGCGGAAGAAGCCGGACTCAAGGTCGACGAGCCGGAATTCCGCCGCCTGATGCTCGAACAGCGCCAGCGTGCCCAGGCGGACGCCAAGGGCAAGAAGGGCGGCCACGCCGATCTCAGCGCCTTCCAGGAGCTGCTGGCCCAGGGCGAGACTGTCTTCACCGGATACACCGACCTGGATGGCGAGTCCCGGGTCCGGGGCATCCTCAGCCGCGGACAGAACGTGGGGCACGCCGCCACCGGCGACGAGATTGAACTCGTCCTGGCGGAGACCCCGTTCTACGCTGAGGCAGGCGGCCAGTCGGCTGACACCGGCCTCATCACCGGTGACGGATTCGTCGTCGAGGTCCTGGACGTCCAACGCCCCATCAAGGGACTGAGCGTGCACAAGGCAATCGTCCGGGAAGGCGAGATCGGCTCCGACTCACTGGTCCGCGCAGCCGTGGACCGCGAGCGGCGCCACGCCGCCGAGCAGGCCCACACCGGCACGCACATCGTCCATGCCGCACTGCACCAGGTCCTCGGCCCCGAAGCCACCCAGCGCGGTTCCTACAACAAGGCCGGCTACCTGCGCTTCGACTTCGCCTGGGGCGAAGGCCTCAGCACCGCCACGCGTTCGGAAATCGAGGAAGTCTCCAACCTCGCCATCCGCAACAACTTCCGCGTGGACACGAAGGTCATGGGCCTGGCAGAGGCCAAGGCGCTGGGCGCCATGGCGCTCTTCGGCGAAAACTACGGCAGCGAAGTCCGTGTTGTGGAGATCGACGGCGCGTGGTCCCGGGAACTCTGCGGCGGCACGCACGTAGCCAACACGTCCTTGATCGGCAGCCTGTCGCTGCTCGGCGAGCAGTCAGTCGGTTCAGGAAACCGCCGTGTGGAGGCGTTCGTGGGCATGGATGCTTTCCGTCACCTGGCCGCCGAGCGCGCCCTGGTGACTGAACTGACCGAGATGCTCAAAGTGCCTTCCGGTCAGCTCGCCGACAGAATCGCCAGCACGCTGAACAAGCTCAAGGCCACGGAGAAGGAACTCGACCGCCTGCGCAAGGAACAGATCGCCGCGGCGGCCGGAAACCTCGTGGGCACAGCCCGGGACGCAGCCGGCGTCCAGGTCATCGCACACGACGCCGGCCAGATCGGCGGCGCTGACGACATCCGCAACCTTGCCCTCGACCTGCGCAACCGCCTCGGTTCGGCAGCATCCACCGTGGCAGTGGCCGGTGTCAGCAATGACCGGCCCATGATCCTGGTGGCCACCAACGAGGCAGCCCGGGAAGCCGGCGTGAAGGCCGGGGCCCTGGTCCGGCTCGCGGCCGGAATCCTCGGCGGCGGCGGCGGCGGCAAGGACGACGTCGCCCAAGGTGGCGGCACGGACGCCGCCATGGTCACACCGGCGCTGGCCGCCGTTGTGGACGCCATCTCCCGGCGCTAG
- a CDS encoding DUF948 domain-containing protein, translating into MSGGDIAGLIAAGVFALLVLLLAVPILKLGSVLEEIRTSIRSLSDGATPLLDEVTATVTTTNQQLKKVDGIASNVSDASANLSALSSLVAATVGSPLIKVAAFSYGVRSALANRKKPAPGRRSR; encoded by the coding sequence ATGTCTGGTGGCGATATTGCCGGCCTGATCGCAGCCGGGGTGTTCGCGCTCCTGGTGCTGCTGCTCGCCGTGCCCATCCTGAAGCTCGGCAGTGTGCTGGAGGAAATTCGGACCTCCATCCGCTCCCTCAGCGATGGCGCCACGCCCCTGCTGGACGAAGTCACCGCGACTGTGACCACCACCAACCAGCAGTTGAAGAAAGTGGATGGCATCGCCTCCAACGTTTCGGATGCGTCGGCAAACCTTTCCGCACTGTCATCACTCGTTGCAGCGACAGTCGGCTCACCGCTGATCAAGGTGGCGGCCTTCAGCTACGGCGTGCGCTCAGCGCTGGCCAACCGCAAGAAGCCCGCACCCGGCCGCCGCAGCCGCTAA
- the ruvX gene encoding Holliday junction resolvase RuvX gives MTESAGAAVYPQGIKLGVDVGTVRVGVALCDRDEILATPHKTLDRNVKKNSDVRVIASLAGELGAVQVFVGLPRTMKGEEHASARMATDYAELLVAEFVARGMDVPVNLVDERLSSVTAHRNLHEAGMSSRNHRKVVDQVAAAGILQHAIDMQKARGTDVGSRVTAPPRTRPSGAGSAVQPEHAAPEGMTRSQNTEGYSEPVQ, from the coding sequence GTGACAGAATCCGCTGGCGCCGCCGTCTACCCCCAGGGCATCAAACTGGGGGTAGACGTCGGCACCGTCCGCGTGGGCGTGGCCCTCTGCGACCGGGACGAAATCCTGGCCACTCCGCACAAGACCCTGGACCGCAACGTCAAGAAGAATTCCGACGTGCGTGTCATCGCGTCCCTCGCTGGGGAACTGGGCGCCGTCCAGGTCTTCGTGGGGCTGCCACGCACCATGAAGGGCGAGGAACACGCCTCTGCCAGGATGGCCACCGACTACGCCGAACTGCTGGTCGCGGAGTTCGTTGCCCGGGGAATGGATGTTCCGGTCAACCTGGTCGACGAGCGCCTGAGCAGTGTTACGGCGCACCGTAACCTGCACGAAGCTGGCATGAGCAGCCGGAACCACCGTAAAGTGGTGGATCAGGTCGCGGCGGCAGGCATCCTCCAGCACGCCATCGACATGCAAAAAGCCAGGGGAACGGACGTTGGCAGCCGCGTGACCGCGCCGCCCCGTACTCGGCCATCCGGAGCAGGTTCGGCAGTCCAGCCCGAGCACGCGGCCCCGGAAGGCATGACCCGATCTCAGAACACGGAAGGCTACAGTGAGCCCGTCCAATAA